The Deinococcus seoulensis genome includes the window TGCGCAGCCGAAGCTCACGCAAGCGGCACTAGCCAGCATTCAGCTTCCCCTTCCCCCTCTCCTCGAGCAAATTCGCATTGCCGATAAGCTTGATGCCCTCCTTGCCCGTGTGGAGGCGGGGCGGGAGCGGCTGGAGCGCGTGCCGAAGCTCCTGAAACGCTTCCGCCAGAGCGTCCTCAGCGCCGCAGTGAGTGGGGAACTAACGCGGGAATGGAGGGGAGGCGGGGAGGCGGAATACCCACGCGCTGTTTTAAATGAGGTTGTCGCCGAGCCACTCAGGAACGGCAGATCAGTTCGAGACGGCGATGGCGGGAAGGTCCTTCGTCTCTCTGCCTTGCACAACAATGGACTTCTCTGGGAAGCTTCGAAGACTGGCGACTGGACTGGCCTAGATCATTCAAAATACATCGTTCAGGAAGGCGATTTCTTGATTTCGCGCGGTAATGGGTCGCTTGATCTTGTCGCTCGCGGTTCTCTAGCCATCGGTGCTCCAGGGGATGTTGCTTTCCCAGACACCATGATTCGCATCCGGCCAGACGCAGATCGGCTTCGTCCAAGCTTTCTCAATCTCGCGTGGCAATCCGACGATGTTCGGAGACAAGTGACAGCCATTGCAAAGACCACTGCGGGAATTTGGAAGGTCAGTCAAGGTGACTTGGAGAAGGTCACCGTTCGCCTACCAAGTTTGGACGAGCAAAATGAAATTGTCCGTCGCACCGAAGCTCTCTTCTCAATCGCGGATCGGATTGAGGCGAAGTACGCGGCGGCCCTGTCGTCCTTTGACCGCCTGACGCCGGCGCTGCTGGCCAAGGCGTTCCGGGGGGAACTGGTGCCGCAGGACCCGAACGACGAGCCCGCATCGGTGCTGCTGGAGCGCATCCGCGCTGCGCGGGAGGCGGAAGGCGGGAAGCGTGGCCGGGGTCGCCCCGCGAAAGCCGCAGCGGGCAGCGGGGACGGGGCGGAGGTGAAACGCCGGGGTCACCCGCCCGGAGCGAACGCGCAGGCGGGTGTAGAGGGCACGGAACCGAAGCGGCGCGGTCGCCCGCCGAAGGTGCGAGCGGCGGTCAGTGAACCGGACGCCCAGCCCGCAGCGGTGCCGGAAGCGGTGGAGGCCAGCGCGGCCCCCAGGGGTCGGGGTCGCCCGCCCGGACCGGGCATCCCGCAGGCCAGCAGCTTCGAGGACGCCCTGCGGCGACTGGAAGAGCAGAAGCTGGTGCGGACGCAGGGCACGCGGCAGGTCGGGCTGTTCGGGGATACGGAGGACTGAGCGGGCGGTTCGGGTAGCGCGGGGTTCTGACCCTGCACAGGAGGCCGGGATGGCAACGCAGGAACTGAAGTCGGGGGTCAGGGGGCTGCCAGTGGCCGTCATCGTTCAGGTGCTTCAGGTGCCGGGCCGTCTGCCGTCCATCCCTGACGGTGACCGGCAGGGGAGAGCGTGATCTACCGGATCGACCACACCCTGGACGCTGGCCGGGCCTACAACGACTCGGATGCGTCTCCGATCTACCCACTGGACGGGGGCAGTGCTTCGGTTTCCTGCCGCCACTGGCCCTGGGAGGCGACCTCGATCTGGATCACGTCCAGAAGGTGGGATTGCAGGGGCACCTGCACTTCCTGGGTGAACTGGTCTGATGGGCAACGATCTGATCACACCCGTCCGCGCCGCATTCCCGGACTACCGCGCCCTGTTCACGCGACTGGCCGACGACCTGAGCCGCACTCCACTGTTCGTGGTCGAGCGGTTCTCCCTGGGTGAGCCGCTGAGTCCGGCGGACATTCAGGCCCTGGAAAGAGAAACCGGGTACGAGTTGACCGACGATCTGCGGGCGTTCTACGCGCAGATGAACGGCCTGAACCTGAAATGGTTCCTCGATCCGGCGATCAGTGACGCTGACCGCGAGGCGTTCTTCCTCGAATTCCCCGACATGGACGTCGAGAACAGCAGTGACGATTATGCCTCCGCTGCTATCCGCATCCTGCCCCTGCACGACGTCCTCACCCGCGACTGGGGAAAGGACGTGTACTACGAGCCGGACATGGGCTTTCACGGGCAGCCCCTCAGCGTGACGGACTTCCACGCGAGCATGCGGCCCTTCGATCTGTTCAGCGAGTACCGCACCTGCATCCTGGCGTTCCGGGAGAAGCGCAATCCGGCAGTGTTCCTGCTGGACGACCACCACGCCGTCTGGGACGACTCCAGAGGCACGGACGTCCGCTCGTACCTCGACTTCCTGCTTGCCACGAGAGGGCAGTCCGACGCCCGGAAACGCTGGCTGTCCGAGTACGGCGGCTACGACCAGCGGGTGCGGTTCAGCCGGTGACCGGGTTCGCCTGTGGCAACCGTGGTGCGCGGGCGCCCGTAGGCCGGATAGCATTCACGGACACCATGCGTGACCTCAACCTCGCCGACAGCGAACCGCCCGTGACGGCCGCCGACTGGTTCGGTGACGAGGCGTACGACGCGCGGGCGGAAGGCGACCGGAACCTGTACTTCGTTGCGCCGACCTTCGAAGACTTTCTGGAACGGCTCCATGACTGACCGGGAACGCAGGCAGAGTTCTGACGGCCCGTCAGAGGACAGCGTGTGGGAGACGGGCAGCGGCCGGGCACTGATCTCCCTTGCCGCGCTGCACCTCATCGAGGACGCCGTGGGTCAGCCGTTCCCGGCGGCCTACCTGGAGGTCATCCGGACCCGCAACGCAGCTTATTTTGAACGGCAGGCGTTCTCAGTGGTCACGCCGGACGGCCCCGAGGAGCGGAGTGTGGCGGTCCTGCTGAGCGCGGATGGGGACGAAACGGACGCCGAGAGTGTGCTGAGCCAGTAACGGACGCCGAGAGTGTGCTGAGCCAGTGGCGCACCCTGCAAGGCGAGCATGGGTTCGGGCCGCAGGTCGTTCCGTTCGG containing:
- a CDS encoding T6SS immunity protein Tdi1 domain-containing protein — translated: MTGRGERDLPDRPHPGRWPGLQRLGCVSDLPTGRGQCFGFLPPLALGGDLDLDHVQKVGLQGHLHFLGELV
- a CDS encoding restriction endonuclease subunit S, whose amino-acid sequence is MSERKADEQFHDLRQMEDLPAGWATTNVGAITINFDSKRIPIKSEERRLRRGVYPYYGASGIIDKIDGFIFDGVFLLVAEDGANLISRSTPIAFKAEGKFWVNNHAHIIQLSERMPLSTLENYLNSIDLSPYVTGSAQPKLTQAALASIQLPLPPLLEQIRIADKLDALLARVEAGRERLERVPKLLKRFRQSVLSAAVSGELTREWRGGGEAEYPRAVLNEVVAEPLRNGRSVRDGDGGKVLRLSALHNNGLLWEASKTGDWTGLDHSKYIVQEGDFLISRGNGSLDLVARGSLAIGAPGDVAFPDTMIRIRPDADRLRPSFLNLAWQSDDVRRQVTAIAKTTAGIWKVSQGDLEKVTVRLPSLDEQNEIVRRTEALFSIADRIEAKYAAALSSFDRLTPALLAKAFRGELVPQDPNDEPASVLLERIRAAREAEGGKRGRGRPAKAAAGSGDGAEVKRRGHPPGANAQAGVEGTEPKRRGRPPKVRAAVSEPDAQPAAVPEAVEASAAPRGRGRPPGPGIPQASSFEDALRRLEEQKLVRTQGTRQVGLFGDTED
- a CDS encoding SMI1/KNR4 family protein; the protein is MGNDLITPVRAAFPDYRALFTRLADDLSRTPLFVVERFSLGEPLSPADIQALERETGYELTDDLRAFYAQMNGLNLKWFLDPAISDADREAFFLEFPDMDVENSSDDYASAAIRILPLHDVLTRDWGKDVYYEPDMGFHGQPLSVTDFHASMRPFDLFSEYRTCILAFREKRNPAVFLLDDHHAVWDDSRGTDVRSYLDFLLATRGQSDARKRWLSEYGGYDQRVRFSR